From one Dermacentor andersoni chromosome 1, qqDerAnde1_hic_scaffold, whole genome shotgun sequence genomic stretch:
- the LOC140215393 gene encoding putative nuclease HARBI1 — protein sequence MAVALRRRRREQGEPDDAFDMPDDHFRRRFRLSKGTARLLCEELAGELEAERATGLSVERKVLCALRFFATGSFQASVGSEETIRVSQSTVSECVRRVAEAVVNAGARNKWVHFPKTAEEKAAVKEGFLRRGVIPGVIGCVDGSLIAIIAPKGERKAVFMCRKGYYALNCMFICDADMKILALDPLRPGSDHDAFVWRTTWLRRRFQAGRIVNAEEYLLGEKKKNFFWRSHASAARRFRSNPNL from the exons atggccgtggctcttcgccgtcgccgacgtgaacagggagagccagacgacgcgtttgacatgccggatgaccattttcgacggcgttttcgcctctcgaagggaacggcgcgattgttgtgcgaggaactggcgggggaactagaagctgagcgagcgacgggactgtcggtggagcggaaagtgttgtgtgcgctgcgcttctttgctaccgggagcttccaagcgtccgttgggagcgaggagacgatccgtgtgtcgcagtcgacggtgagcgagtgcgtgcgacgtgtggcagaggctgtcgtgaacgcaggggcccgcaacaagtgggtccattttccaaagacagccgaggaaaaggcagccgtgaaggagggtttccttcggcgcggcgttatccccggcgtcatcggatgcgtagacggcagcctcatagccattatcgcacccaagggtgagcgcaaggctgtgttcatgtgccgcaagggatactacgccctcaactgcatgttc atctgcgacgcggacatgaaaatcttggccttggaccctctgcgaccggggtcggaccacgacgctttcgtctggcggacgacatggttgcgccggcggttccaagcggggcgcatcgtgaatgccgaggaatacctcctcggtgagaaaaaaaaaaattttttttggcgcagtcacgcttcagcagcaCGCCGTTTCCGCTCCAACCCAAACCTTTAA